The following proteins come from a genomic window of Coffea arabica cultivar ET-39 chromosome 11c, Coffea Arabica ET-39 HiFi, whole genome shotgun sequence:
- the LOC113715883 gene encoding uncharacterized protein, with protein sequence MPAWYNPQAVCAYHSGAPGHATFDCKALKHKIQDMVEAGEIVIRKREAQGPNVNRNPLPEHANIIGIILDDTEYVEPVKELTREAEVFGVTDQPFVIELPFEEDEKPFILDLTPAESEALEPVVIEFPKQEPVLSLQQVPWNYDEPDVQIGEKSIAKKEVSVVTRSGKVASPFENTIPIQANNSEPLVKPTITEKEALDFLKRLQRSEYNVVEKLSKSPAQISMLDLLFSSDMHRDALIEVLTKAQIPKDISVDNFSHVVGNVLFTKQITFSDEELPAEGIGHNKALYIVVRCNGKMLPKVLIDNGSALNICPWSTLEKLGLQDIKLRPSRTVVRGFDGAQREPIGEVDLVVEMGPAQFQITCQVMHFPSVYNVLLGRPWIHKSGAVPSSLHQLLKFVVNDKLITIFAEEDCLVITDSGSKEDGSRNVTMTPHSTADIVSVSWITNEERALSKASVMMAKEMIRGGYEFDKGLGRDLQGILKPVEIIEKKDSFGLGFRPTAKDIREMKERKKAEKEGRRFFDQNGVKVEKMKVTVVFWVAESFQQKFLLQNVVSHVDFHEACMKTA encoded by the exons ATGCCCGCGTGGTATAATCCACAagctgtctgtgcttatcattctggggCCCCCGGACATGCCACCTTTGATTGCAAGGCGCTTAAGCATAAAATCCAAGATATGGTTGAAGCCGGGGAGATTGTAATCCGGAAAAGGGAGGCGCAAGGGCCGAACGTAAATAGGAACCCTTTACCGGAACACGCCAATATCATTGGAATTATTCTGGATGATACGGAGTATGTGGAACCGGTCAAAGAATTGACAAGggaagctgaagtgtttggggtcacagaccaaccCTTTGTCATAGAATTGCCATTTGAAGAGGACGAAAAGCCCTTTATTTTGGATCTCACGCCAGCCGAAAGTGAGGCTTTGGAGCCAGTGGTTATTGAATTCCCGAAGCAAGAGCCTGTTTTAAGCCTGCAACAAGTGCCATGGAATTATGATGAACCTGACGTACAGATTGGGGAAAAGTCAATTGCAAAAAAGGAAGTGTCAGTGGTCACCAGATCAGGAAAGGTTGCGAGTCCATTTGAAAATACCATTCCGATTCAAGCAAATAACTCCGAGCCGCTCGTcaaaccaacaatcaccgagaaagaagccTTGGATTTCCTTAAGAGACTTCAGAGAAGTGAGTACAATGTAGTTGAGAAGCTGAGTAAGTCGCCTGCCCAGATATCCATGTTGGATCTACTCTTCTCTTCAGACATGCATAGGGACGCGCTGATTGAGGTGTTGACCAAAGCTCAAATCCCTAAGGACATTTCAGTTGATAATTTTTCTCATGTAGTTGGAAATGTGTTATTTACCAAGCAAATCACTTTCTCTGACGAGGAATTGCCGGCGGAGGGCATTGGACATAATAAGGCCCTGTACATAGTTGTAAGGTGCAACGGAAAAATGCTGCCGAAGGTGTTGATTGACAATGGATCTGcgcttaatatctgtccttggagcACCTTGGAGAAGCTAGGATTGCAAGACatcaagctgaggccttcaAGGACCGTAGTCCGAGGTTTTGATGGAGCACAAAGAGAGCCAATAGGAGAAGTAGACTTAGTGGTCGAGATGGGACCCGCACAATTTCAAATAACctgccaagtcatgcactttCCTAGTGTTTACAACGTTTTGCTTGGAAGGCCCTGGATTCATAAGTCCGGAGCTGTGCCGTCTTCATTGCATCAGTTGCTGAAATTTGTAGTAAATGACAAGCTGATAACTATATTTGCCGAAGAGGATTGCCTTGTAATCACCGATTCTGGGTCAAAAGAGGATGGAAGCCGAAACGTCACCATGACTCCTCATAGCACGGCTGATATCGTCTCTGTAAGTTGGATCACAAACGAGGAGCGAGCTCTATCAaaggccagtgtcatgatggctaaAGAAATGATCCGTGGAGGCTATGAATTTGACAAGGGGCTGGGACGAGATCTGCAAGGAATTTTGAAGCCAGTGGAGATTATTGAGAAAAAGGATTCGTTTGGTTTAGGCTTCCGACCGACTGCTAAGGATATCAGAGAAATGAAGGAGCGCAAGAAAGCggagaaagaaggaag AAGATTTTTCGATCAAAATGGTGTTAAGGttgagaaaatgaaagtcaCGGTTGTCTTCTGGGTTGCCGAaagctttcagcagaaatttctgctgcagAATGTTGTTTCTCATGTTGATTTTCACGAAGCTTGCATGAAAACTGCATGA